One Panicum virgatum strain AP13 chromosome 9K, P.virgatum_v5, whole genome shotgun sequence genomic region harbors:
- the LOC120651265 gene encoding protein VAC14 homolog isoform X4 has translation MVTDALCVIHGAMLRNLSNKLYEKRKNAVLEIEGIVKQLATAGEHEKISVVISLLINDFTYSPQATHRKGGLIGFAAVTVGLTSDAAQQACCCLGKCKDFGAPLAASALIF, from the exons ATGGTCACAGACGCGCTCTGCGTCATCCATGGCGCCATGCTGCGGAACCTCTCCAACAAGCTCTACGAGAAGCGGAAGAACGCTGTGCTTGAG ATTGAGGGGATCGTGAAGCAGCTCGCAACTGCTGGGGAGCACGAGAAGATTTCAGTGGTCATCTCGCTGCTCATCAACGATTTCACCTACTCGCCACAAGCGACCCATCGGAAG GGTGGGTTGATTGGCTTCGCAGCAGTTACTGTCGGACTCACCAGTGATGCAGCTCAACAAGCTTGCTGCTGCCTCG GGAAATGCAAAGATTTTGGTGCACCTTTGGCGGCCTCTGCTTTGATATTTTGA
- the LOC120651265 gene encoding protein VAC14 homolog isoform X3, whose amino-acid sequence MVTDALCVIHGAMLRNLSNKLYEKRKNAVLEIEGIVKQLATAGEHEKISVVISLLINDFTYSPQATHRKQGGLIGFAAVTVGLTSDAAQQACCCLGKCKDFGAPLAASALIF is encoded by the exons ATGGTCACAGACGCGCTCTGCGTCATCCATGGCGCCATGCTGCGGAACCTCTCCAACAAGCTCTACGAGAAGCGGAAGAACGCTGTGCTTGAG ATTGAGGGGATCGTGAAGCAGCTCGCAACTGCTGGGGAGCACGAGAAGATTTCAGTGGTCATCTCGCTGCTCATCAACGATTTCACCTACTCGCCACAAGCGACCCATCGGAAG CAGGGTGGGTTGATTGGCTTCGCAGCAGTTACTGTCGGACTCACCAGTGATGCAGCTCAACAAGCTTGCTGCTGCCTCG GGAAATGCAAAGATTTTGGTGCACCTTTGGCGGCCTCTGCTTTGATATTTTGA
- the LOC120651265 gene encoding protein VAC14 homolog isoform X1, producing the protein MVTDALCVIHGAMLRNLSNKLYEKRKNAVLEIEGIVKQLATAGEHEKISVVISLLINDFTYSPQATHRKQGGLIGFAAVTVGLTSDAAQQACCCLEEIHVKDIEQSNFQEKNQS; encoded by the exons ATGGTCACAGACGCGCTCTGCGTCATCCATGGCGCCATGCTGCGGAACCTCTCCAACAAGCTCTACGAGAAGCGGAAGAACGCTGTGCTTGAG ATTGAGGGGATCGTGAAGCAGCTCGCAACTGCTGGGGAGCACGAGAAGATTTCAGTGGTCATCTCGCTGCTCATCAACGATTTCACCTACTCGCCACAAGCGACCCATCGGAAG CAGGGTGGGTTGATTGGCTTCGCAGCAGTTACTGTCGGACTCACCAGTGATGCAGCTCAACAAGCTTGCTGCTGCCTCG AGGAAATCCATGTGAAGGATATAGAACAATCAAATTTCCAGGAGAAAAATCAGAGCTGA
- the LOC120651265 gene encoding protein VAC14 homolog isoform X2 produces the protein MVTDALCVIHGAMLRNLSNKLYEKRKNAVLEIEGIVKQLATAGEHEKISVVISLLINDFTYSPQATHRKGGLIGFAAVTVGLTSDAAQQACCCLEEIHVKDIEQSNFQEKNQS, from the exons ATGGTCACAGACGCGCTCTGCGTCATCCATGGCGCCATGCTGCGGAACCTCTCCAACAAGCTCTACGAGAAGCGGAAGAACGCTGTGCTTGAG ATTGAGGGGATCGTGAAGCAGCTCGCAACTGCTGGGGAGCACGAGAAGATTTCAGTGGTCATCTCGCTGCTCATCAACGATTTCACCTACTCGCCACAAGCGACCCATCGGAAG GGTGGGTTGATTGGCTTCGCAGCAGTTACTGTCGGACTCACCAGTGATGCAGCTCAACAAGCTTGCTGCTGCCTCG AGGAAATCCATGTGAAGGATATAGAACAATCAAATTTCCAGGAGAAAAATCAGAGCTGA